From the Winogradskyella forsetii genome, the window TTCGGCTAATTTATACGAATCATTGGCAGCAACATCAAAAAGATCTCTATTCTTTAATCCTCTAAAATCGTCTTTTTTATCATTGATAAATTCTCTGTTAATTTGAATAAATGCATCTTCAAAACTTCGAGCAGTTGTACCACTTTCTTCGGTTTGATATACAACACAAAGGTTACCGTTATCATCAGCTTGCCAAACGCCTTCATTTTTGACGATTTTTTTATTTTCAATTGTAAAGGCTTTCAACTCATTTAGAGTGGCGTTATTAAAAAACAACCTTAGAGCATCGTTAGAATAGTTCGTCCCATCAGCAACTCTACATTTTTTTGAATCATCTCCTACTGCATCCAAATCTGTTATTATTAAAGATTTAATTCCAACAAACTCAATGAATTTTTCAAAAATTTGTGAATATGCTCCAACCTCAATTATAGATATATTTTGAGAACACAAGGGCAGTTTTGTGTCTTTTTCAGCCAAAGCATCATAACGCCTTTTCTCTTCTTTATCTAATTTCTTCATTAAAGTTGGTATCAAAATTCTTTCAGTATCTCCTTCAATTAAAATAGCTTTGTCAGCAAAGAATATTTCGGCTCTACTAATAGTCAAATACTGTTTTAAAAACTGATATTGAGTTAAATCATCTTCATACTGTTTTTTAAGATCAAGAAGGTTTTTCGCATTTACAGTGTTTTCACCTTCTTTTTTAAGATACTTTACATCATCAAAATTGCTTTCAGAAACTATGTGTGAGGAGTGAGTTGTTATTACTGTTTGCAATTTCCTATTATCACCATCTTCTCGAACAATTCCTTGGTCAAGTAAAGACTTAATGTTTTTAATAAAAACATATTGCATTTGAGGATGTGTATGCGCTTCAGGTTCTTCTATAAATAACAAATTTATGTCAGCAGGCTTTTCATCTTTACTTTTTTTAAATTCTTGTATTAATATTTCTATCTGAAATATCATACTTATCAAGTTCATATACCCTAGACCATTGTTATATTCAGGTAAAGTCGTATCATTATGTTTGTACATAACTGTTGTGTTTCCTGATAGCAATTCTCTGTGCTGTAATGAAGATTCAATTTTAATTGTAGAATCATCGCTCTTTATTCCTCCAAATAATCGGACTTTTTCAACAACATCTTCAAATAGAGATTCATAAATTCCAGATAAAGTATAATCTGTTGATATTAATTCTTCTTTAAATTGCTCTATTTTTTCATTTTGTTCATCTGTTTTCTCAGTTTCATTATATATCTCTGATGTTTGACCTGATAGAGTTTTATCATTTTCTTTGTTCGTGACACTTCTTTTAGCACTTATATATTTAAAGCTTATAATATCTTTGGTAGATATTTTTTCTAAATCTAAATCAATGAAATTATCCTCATTTTCAATTTCATCAATTTTATTATACTCTATAGATTTTCGACTAGATTTAAAGAATTTCCCTTGGTACAATTTCAAAAAATAAAATATATCTCTCTGTCTATAGTTTTCATCTTCAACTAATTTCGCAGCCTCCTTTGCTTGAAATTCAACATACTTTTGTTTAATTCTATCCAATGCATCATATGTTAAATGATATTCATAACCTATAACAATAAACTTGTTTTCAGGATCTAAGTCCATCATGACTCTACTAAGGTTAGCTAGGTTATCATGTTCATTATACTCTATAAATAGCTTAAGTTTAATGCCTACAGGTGCATATTCTTCTTCGAGTGGTATATCTTCTTCAATTAATGCTTTTAAGTCATTTTTGAAATCGATATTGAAATCATCAAATGAAAATCTACTTTTATCTGAACCATTCAAAAAACTGTTTATTACTGCCAATAGTGAAGTCTTTCCTGTATTGTTTTTGCCAATTACTAAAGACATTATTTCTTCTAAATCAATTGAGAATTGTTTTAAAAGTCTATAGTTTTCAATTTTAATCTTCTTTATTTTCATATATATAAAATTGCACTTCGTAATTATAGTTATAATTACAAAGCAAAATTGCTCTTGAATTTACTTCAAGAAATATGCTCGTATTAATATTAATTAAGGGAGAGTTTAAATATATAAAAAATGTAAGAATTAATTTGAGGGAAAACCGTAAACATTTGAATACTAATTTATTTAAAACCATTCCACACACATTTTCGCCACTCCTCTGCCCTTTCTTAAAAAGAGTGTTCCATTAACTGAGTAAAGAAAATTATAGATTAAATTTTTCTACAATAAGATTACTAACATGCGCTTTTAACTCAAATCGAAGAATGAGATTCGACGAAGCTTGCGAAGTCAAATATCTCATTCAAGATTCATGAACTCATTAACTTAAAATAAAAACCTTGTGAATAAAGCCCATGTTTATGCTTCGGCTGCGCTCAGCACAGGCTGCACGCAAGTACAATATAGGACAATTCACAACAATTAACGTAATAGCGCTTTTTAGCGGTATTTGACATCATCTGAGTTCTATGACAGTTACGCTGTTATATAACGTTATAGATTATGTACAAGCTAATTGTGGGTTTGAAAAAGACTAATGTCATTATTTGCCTTCGCGCCAGCTGGCCCATTCACTAAATTAGTCCACAGGACTAATTTTTAACGCTCTGTCCTGTATCCAATTAAAAGCATCTACAGGATACTTTCATTAAAGAAAAAAATTAAAACGCTTCAGCAATACCAAAATAAAACCCACTTTTACCAGATTCACCGAAACCAACATCGAAACGAAGGTTCAGGTTTTCGGCTTTGTCAATAGTGAATCGTGCACCAGCGCCCACATTTGGTTTTAGGTTCTTGAATTGGAATTCATTCACATTGTGATAGACATCTCCAGTGCCGGCAAAGGCGACCAAACCCCATCTTGAGTTTTCAAATTTCTTGCGGTATTCTACCTGAGTTGCCAAAAGATCGCGATCTACGTAGCGTCCTTCTTGATAGCCTCGCATAATATCCTTGCCGCCAAAAAACGAATATTCTGAAAAGGGCAAGTCACCACGTGAAAATTGCCCAAGCACTTGAAAGGCTAAAATATCTTTGTTCTTTTTTGAAACACTTATATAGCGTCTTAAATCGAAACGTGTGAGATTGAAGATATCCGTACCGCCCAATACCTTATCGTATTTGCCGTGGGTTAATTCAAAATACCAACCATCTTCCGCATTTAAAATATTGCTTCTGCTATCGTAAAGCATAGCCACCTCTGCGCCTACTGATGTAGAGCCATCAAATCCATTGGGTTGATTTTGGGCGATGAGGCCATCGGGTTCGAATTCGGTTTTAAAAATGTGGTTGTATCTAAAGCCTGCACCGACAAATAGATACCTAAAGAACATGCGTTTTAGAAAAATGGGTTCTAAAAGAAACTGATAGTAATCGTATTGCTCTTCGTTCCTAATTGGTGTTTCTGCACCTATGCCATAGTACAAGCGTGGGTAATTTTGAAATAACAAATTCCCTTCTATCACCCATTTTTCTTGATTTGTAAAGACTTCGAATCCTGAATACAAAAAAAATTGACTGTTAAGCGTGTATTGCAAGGTCATGGGCATGTTAGAGACTCGTGTTTCGTCGCCACTGCCATCAAATTTAAACAGGTATTTTGCGCCCGTACCAAAGGCAAAATTAGTTTCTGGCTTATAGGTGAACACTGGTGCCGCTATAAACTTCTGTACATATAGTGTGGAATCGCGTGCGGCCTTCTTTTTATTGGGATAAAAGGTGAAAATCTCCTTGAGTTTATCAATGGTTTGGGCCTGTACCACTGTAGATGACAAACAAATGGTGACAACCAATAGCCATCTGAGTCCTAATTTAGTGCGTCTATATTTGAACATGTAAAATTCTGTTAGAAAGGTGCTAGATGCCTATGGCAAAAAGTTCCGAAAATAAATGTGCGAAATTAGTCAATTTAAACTGCCCTATTTGGTTTTTAGTTGTCTTTTTATGGCTTGTATACGTGGAAAATAAGCATCGTTTAATTGGCTATTTAATGCCGTGCATAATCCTATTGCTATACTTCGACCATGCTGAGTGCTAGCGACAGGCTGGTTATAGGACAATTGCAAGCATTGATTAATCTTCGTTTTTGGCTTTCAATTTTAAAATCGCGGCTTTAAGATCTTCAAATTCCGTATAGCCACTAGCGATGTTATACAATTTGTCCTTGTGTCTATAGATAACCGATGGAAATCCACGAACGCCCAATTGCCTGCTTTTTGTAAAATCGGCTTGGGTAGCCAGCTTCATGCTCTCAGAGGTAAATTTATCGCTAAAGTTCTCAAAATCGATATCGAGGGTTTCGCAAATCACTTGATAGAAATCCACTTGCTTAGGATCTTTGGATTTGGTGTAGAAATAATGTTGTACCAGTTCATAGAACGCCAAGGTTTTTTCGGGTGCTAGGGTTCTTGCGGTGATTACGGCTCTGCAGGCGGGTTCGGTATCGTAATTGAATTCGTCTTTTTCGAATAGCTCATAACTAAAAGGTTGCCCAGATTTTTCGTGCACTTGCTGCCAGTGGTGTTCTAGAAAACGCTTAAAGGAGCTATCCCATGCTTCCCCTCCACCAGGTCTTAAGCCGCCCATAATGAGATTGAAGGGTATGTGCTTTTGCGTGGCGTAGCGTTGTAAAGCGTTTATCTGTGGCGAAATTCCCCAACACCAGCTGCACATTGGATCACCAATATAGAAGAGTTCCTCATCGTCGTTCCATGCTATGGTTTTGTTGTTGTCTTCAAAATCGGGTATTTCGCAAAGCCCAGTTATGGAATCGCATTGCACTTGTATCTTATGGTCTTGACTCATCGTTTTAGAATGGTAACTAAGGGTTAGTAAAATTATAAAGATGTACTTCATTAACATTTGCATTAATTATAGTAAAGATACATAGTCTTTTTGAGATATGGGATTATTGAACTTGGACGATTAGACTATTTTTCTGTTGCTTGTTTTAAAAATACAAGGAAAACACCTCTGCTAATTTTTAAATGTTAGAAATGTGATAGACTCCTATTCCATTAGCTGTGCTTTTACACCTACCTACCGGTAGATTATAGGACACTTTTAATAGTTGTATCGGGTTGATGAATGGTTAAAGAGCTAATGTTTTACTTTTTAAAAGCGTAAAATAGAACGTCGTCCCTAAGCCCTCCTGGCTCTCTAACCAAATAGAACCATTATAATAGTTAACGATTCTTTTAACAATAGAAAGTCCAATACCTGAAGAGGCGCTAGTACTTTCGAGTTTGGTAAACACTTTAAATATTTTATCGAAATAATCCGATTTAATACCAATTCCGTTGTCTTTTACAAAAAATTCAAAAGCGTCCGTTTTCTCTGTACAACCAATTTCGATTAGGCCTTTATCTTTATGGGAATACTTTATGGCATTTTGTATTAAGTTTTGAAATATCTGCTTAAACCTCCAAGCATTACCGTATAAACTTGGCAAGTTATCTTGAATAGTAATGGTTATGTATTTTGGAACTAACAAAGTCTGTATCACTTCAGCTAACATAAGGTTAAAGTCGATCTCATGATTTTCTGACTCTAGCCTATCAACCGTAGAATAGTCTAAAACACCTTTTATTAAATTATCCATTTTCTCTACATTGAATAACGCAAGATGTAATGGTTGTATATCCATTTCATCGCTACTGTCCTTGTGATCATTGATAAACCACGTAATCAAGGTATGAATGTTTATTAGCGGTGCTTTTAAATCGTGAGATACCACATGTGCATACTCGTTTAATTGCTCATTTTGACGTGATAAATCTATCAGTAGTTTTTCTCGCTTCTTATCTTGTGCACTTATACGTTCTTCATTTTCCTTTCTTTGAATAACGTTAACCAACATATTGGCATACACAAAAAGAATTTCCTTTTCGTTTTCGGCATATTTATTAATTTTTTTAACAGCATCAAAGCCTACAAACCCAATTAACTCATTATTTTTAATTTTTGGAATGGCAATTAAGCTTTTAATGCCTTGAGGCTCTAAAACTGCACGCAAGCCATTTTCTCCATCATGAGGAAGAAGGCTCACATCTTCAATAAAAAATACGTCGCCTTTTTTGTGTGCCTCTACCCATTGTGGTATATATTCAATGGGGACATTTTGTAAATTATTTATTTCTGGCGCTATACCTTCGGCGCACCACTCATACGTATTGGATGTGGTGTTGTTTACCAAATCATAAGAAAAAATATAACTTCTGTCTGCCTCTACAAACTCTCCCATTTGCTTTAAAGACTCTTGAATAAGTTTATCTATATCCGATAGATCGGCATTTATATAGGTTGTAGAAATGCTAATTAATAAATCTTGAAAACGTAACTGTCTTTCTATAATTCTATCCTTATTAGTCTTGTCTTTGTTTTTGTTGGTCTCCATAACTGGTAAAGTCGATTTAACTATAGTCTCTTAGGTTTATTATTAATAAAAGCGGCGTTAAATTTACAAAGTATTATGAGAAGATAATTATTTAGAATCAGAAATAATTTGAGGTTATTATGATGTACGCGTTAAAAGTAAGTTTGAAACTGAATTTGAATTATTTATGCATTTTGATAGGTGTCCATTATATTTTTAGTTTATTTGTTTTCCAATCTATTGCTATGTTTACAAAAACCATCCAACAATTTGCCTTAGTCCTATTTATTTTATGTAGTCTTAGTACTTGTTATGCCCAGATTAAAGTCGGTAACACCCCAAATTGGGTGGTCAATCAGAGTTATGAGCAAAATCCAGATATCGATTTAAAGGAAATTTCATTCGGCTTACTCACCTTATTAAGCGATGAGCAAATTCATATTCCTAAAGAAGAACGTTATATCCGTATTGTTAGAAAAATTACGGATAATGTTGGTGTGCAAGATGGCTCTATGATTTCCATTAATTATGATCCCACCTATCAGCAATTGTTATTACATAACGTCACTGTGATTAGAAACGGAAAGCAGATGAACAAGCTTAATGTTAATGATTTTCAGACCATACGGCAAGAGTCTAATTCCGAAAGTTACATTTACGATGGAAGTCTCAATGCCGTAAATAATTTAGCAGATATCCGCAATGGTGATATTTTAGATATAAGCTATTCTATTAAGGGATTTAATCCTATTGTTGGGAACCATTTTTCGGGTGCCACCACGCTAAACGATTTTCAACCTGTAGGCAAAATCAACTACTATATTATTGCGGAGAACCCATTACAGTATAAAACTTTGAATTCCGAGAGTGCCCCCAAGATTGGGAGTTACAAGGGTTACAAAACATACAATTGGGAATCTACCTTAACCGAAAAGCCCCTTTTTGAAGATAATATGCCTAGTTGGTATTTACCTTATGAACACTTATTTGTTTCGGACTATAAGGATTGGAATGCCGTAGTTAATTGGGCATTGGGAATATATGAAACTGATCTACAATTATCAACGGCCTTAAAAGCAAAAATAGAACAGATCCAAAAGAATTGGGAAGATGAAGGTGATCGTATTACGGCAACCTTAAAATTTGTTCAAAATGAAATTAGATATCTCGGTTTAGAATCTGGTATTGGCGCTTATAAACCATTTTCGCCCAATAAGATACTCGAGCAGCGCTTTGGTGATTGCAAAGACAAAAGTTATCTCATGGTGACCATGTTACGTCATATGGGTATTGAGGCTTACCCTGTACTCGTTAACTCACTTTTGGGAGAATCCTTGCATCAGTTTTTACCATCTCCCAATGTATTTGATCACGTGGTTGTAAAAGTTGTGGATAGTGATAATGAGCCTTTCTTTTATGATCCGACCTTTAGTAATCAATTTGGTAACTATAGCTCAGTGTCATTTCCAGATTATGGGAAGGTTTTAGTGATTAAGGACGGCGTGTCAACATTGGAACAAATTGTAAACAATGACAAGAGTTTAGTAGAGGTTTTTGATATATTCGAATTACCAACCGTTGGCGGTCCAGCAATGTTAAGAGTTATGACGTCCTATAAAGGTGCTGAAGCTGATATTATGAGAAGACGTTATAAATCTAGCAGTTTATCGACCATCCGCGACGAGTTTAAAAGCTATTATGACAACCTTTATAATGGTGTAGAAGTTATAGAAGATCCTACATTTGATGATGATAGTATTTATAATAAAATAATTGTAGAAGAGTTCTATAAAATCAATGATATATGGGAGCCACTGGTTGGCAATGAGAAAAATATAGCTGTAAATTTTGCACCATACAGTATTCTAGATGTTTTTCTCTCCCCTAATGAGAAAACTCGAAAAACACCTTTTGCGCTATTTTATCCCACACACAAAAAACATAATATTACCGTTAAGCTACCGAATCGCTGGGGTGTTGAGAAAGATAACATCAAAGTGAACTCTAAAAGTTTTGATTTTTCGATGGCCAGTAAATTGGATGGATCGGGAAGGACGCTTTATCTCAACTATGAATATCAAAATAAAAATAGTTTTGTAGCCCCTGAAGATTTTGAAGATTATTACTCCAAAAATAAAGCGGTTGAAAACATACTATCCTATTATATTTATATCCCTAAAAGTGAAGCGAGCAATAAACCCATTTACAATACTTTGGGCCCTGACACTGATGACCTGGTCTCAAGTATAGCTACCATATTTTATTGGGTTTTTGCTATCGTTATCATCATTGTTATTGGTCTGGTAGTCTTTGTAATTAAAAGAAATAAAAAGGGTTAAGTCATAATAGTTTTAGGTTTTAGGGCTTTGCTCTACGCACTGGGCATTCGTTTATTATTTTGATATTGAAGACTTCAGAAATCTTGTCAACTCGGTTTCGTAGAAAGAGTGTTTATTTGTTGCTGACAATGGGTATTTGACCGCTGAAGTAGATGGTTCTGTAACCAATGAAATTGAACTACCAACAGGTGGTGCTGACGGGCAAGTGCTTAAGATCGATGGCGCTGGTAACTATGCTTGGATTGATTTACCAACTGGTGGCGGAAGTACTGCGCCAAGTGTGATTACAGCTAATAGTAATTTTTATATGCGGAAGCCTTAGTTGTAGTTAATTTCCAAAATCTCAATCGTTCTTACTTCAGATCCCAGTTTAAAATCAACGGTGTCGCCCACTTTTTTACCAGTGATTGCCATAGCAATAGGCGCTACAAAGGCTATTTTTTGTTGGGTGACATCGGCTTCATCCACACCCACAATCTGAAATTGCTGCAGAATACCGTTCATCTTTAATTTTACATGGGCACCAAATCTTATTTCGTTTTTGGGTTGTTCTTTCGGGTTGATGATTCTTGCCGAGGCCATGCGCTCCAGCAATAAGCCCATTTTGCCGTCTATAACTGCCAAATCCCTTCGTCGTTGCTGCTCATCGGTAGTTTTTAAACTGCTCCGCTCCTGCTCCAAGGCTTCTTTTTCAGCTTTTAACTGCTGTATGCCATTAGGGGTCACGTAATTTATGGTGGTAGATGGCAAGGCTGCCCTTGGTGGTATAATTGGGGTTTCTTCCTGATCGTCTTCTTTTACAAATCCTCTGCTCATAGTTTTCATTTGATACAACTAAAGATACAATAATTCAGGCATTTTAATTTTAGGTCATCTTTTATCGTGATTGATTGACAGCCATTTTAAGTATTTGAAAATGTTGGACGTCTTAATATGCCTTGGCTTTGACTA encodes:
- a CDS encoding GreA/GreB family elongation factor; the encoded protein is MSRGFVKEDDQEETPIIPPRAALPSTTINYVTPNGIQQLKAEKEALEQERSSLKTTDEQQRRRDLAVIDGKMGLLLERMASARIINPKEQPKNEIRFGAHVKLKMNGILQQFQIVGVDEADVTQQKIAFVAPIAMAITGKKVGDTVDFKLGSEVRTIEILEINYN
- a CDS encoding DsbA family protein, with the protein product MKYIFIILLTLSYHSKTMSQDHKIQVQCDSITGLCEIPDFEDNNKTIAWNDDEELFYIGDPMCSWCWGISPQINALQRYATQKHIPFNLIMGGLRPGGGEAWDSSFKRFLEHHWQQVHEKSGQPFSYELFEKDEFNYDTEPACRAVITARTLAPEKTLAFYELVQHYFYTKSKDPKQVDFYQVICETLDIDFENFSDKFTSESMKLATQADFTKSRQLGVRGFPSVIYRHKDKLYNIASGYTEFEDLKAAILKLKAKNED
- a CDS encoding BamA/TamA family outer membrane protein produces the protein MFKYRRTKLGLRWLLVVTICLSSTVVQAQTIDKLKEIFTFYPNKKKAARDSTLYVQKFIAAPVFTYKPETNFAFGTGAKYLFKFDGSGDETRVSNMPMTLQYTLNSQFFLYSGFEVFTNQEKWVIEGNLLFQNYPRLYYGIGAETPIRNEEQYDYYQFLLEPIFLKRMFFRYLFVGAGFRYNHIFKTEFEPDGLIAQNQPNGFDGSTSVGAEVAMLYDSRSNILNAEDGWYFELTHGKYDKVLGGTDIFNLTRFDLRRYISVSKKNKDILAFQVLGQFSRGDLPFSEYSFFGGKDIMRGYQEGRYVDRDLLATQVEYRKKFENSRWGLVAFAGTGDVYHNVNEFQFKNLKPNVGAGARFTIDKAENLNLRFDVGFGESGKSGFYFGIAEAF
- a CDS encoding GAF domain-containing sensor histidine kinase, which codes for METNKNKDKTNKDRIIERQLRFQDLLISISTTYINADLSDIDKLIQESLKQMGEFVEADRSYIFSYDLVNNTTSNTYEWCAEGIAPEINNLQNVPIEYIPQWVEAHKKGDVFFIEDVSLLPHDGENGLRAVLEPQGIKSLIAIPKIKNNELIGFVGFDAVKKINKYAENEKEILFVYANMLVNVIQRKENEERISAQDKKREKLLIDLSRQNEQLNEYAHVVSHDLKAPLINIHTLITWFINDHKDSSDEMDIQPLHLALFNVEKMDNLIKGVLDYSTVDRLESENHEIDFNLMLAEVIQTLLVPKYITITIQDNLPSLYGNAWRFKQIFQNLIQNAIKYSHKDKGLIEIGCTEKTDAFEFFVKDNGIGIKSDYFDKIFKVFTKLESTSASSGIGLSIVKRIVNYYNGSIWLESQEGLGTTFYFTLLKSKTLAL
- a CDS encoding ATP-dependent nuclease, with protein sequence MKIKKIKIENYRLLKQFSIDLEEIMSLVIGKNNTGKTSLLAVINSFLNGSDKSRFSFDDFNIDFKNDLKALIEEDIPLEEEYAPVGIKLKLFIEYNEHDNLANLSRVMMDLDPENKFIVIGYEYHLTYDALDRIKQKYVEFQAKEAAKLVEDENYRQRDIFYFLKLYQGKFFKSSRKSIEYNKIDEIENEDNFIDLDLEKISTKDIISFKYISAKRSVTNKENDKTLSGQTSEIYNETEKTDEQNEKIEQFKEELISTDYTLSGIYESLFEDVVEKVRLFGGIKSDDSTIKIESSLQHRELLSGNTTVMYKHNDTTLPEYNNGLGYMNLISMIFQIEILIQEFKKSKDEKPADINLLFIEEPEAHTHPQMQYVFIKNIKSLLDQGIVREDGDNRKLQTVITTHSSHIVSESNFDDVKYLKKEGENTVNAKNLLDLKKQYEDDLTQYQFLKQYLTISRAEIFFADKAILIEGDTERILIPTLMKKLDKEEKRRYDALAEKDTKLPLCSQNISIIEVGAYSQIFEKFIEFVGIKSLIITDLDAVGDDSKKCRVADGTNYSNDALRLFFNNATLNELKAFTIENKKIVKNEGVWQADDNGNLCVVYQTEESGTTARSFEDAFIQINREFINDKKDDFRGLKNRDLFDVAANDSYKLAEKCVRKKTHFALDILFHTNEEYTNWEIPLYIKEGLLWLK
- a CDS encoding DUF3857 domain-containing transglutaminase family protein translates to MFTKTIQQFALVLFILCSLSTCYAQIKVGNTPNWVVNQSYEQNPDIDLKEISFGLLTLLSDEQIHIPKEERYIRIVRKITDNVGVQDGSMISINYDPTYQQLLLHNVTVIRNGKQMNKLNVNDFQTIRQESNSESYIYDGSLNAVNNLADIRNGDILDISYSIKGFNPIVGNHFSGATTLNDFQPVGKINYYIIAENPLQYKTLNSESAPKIGSYKGYKTYNWESTLTEKPLFEDNMPSWYLPYEHLFVSDYKDWNAVVNWALGIYETDLQLSTALKAKIEQIQKNWEDEGDRITATLKFVQNEIRYLGLESGIGAYKPFSPNKILEQRFGDCKDKSYLMVTMLRHMGIEAYPVLVNSLLGESLHQFLPSPNVFDHVVVKVVDSDNEPFFYDPTFSNQFGNYSSVSFPDYGKVLVIKDGVSTLEQIVNNDKSLVEVFDIFELPTVGGPAMLRVMTSYKGAEADIMRRRYKSSSLSTIRDEFKSYYDNLYNGVEVIEDPTFDDDSIYNKIIVEEFYKINDIWEPLVGNEKNIAVNFAPYSILDVFLSPNEKTRKTPFALFYPTHKKHNITVKLPNRWGVEKDNIKVNSKSFDFSMASKLDGSGRTLYLNYEYQNKNSFVAPEDFEDYYSKNKAVENILSYYIYIPKSEASNKPIYNTLGPDTDDLVSSIATIFYWVFAIVIIIVIGLVVFVIKRNKKG